TTCATGCGGCCTTGACGCAGTAGGTACCCCCGGGAGTCACCGATGTGGACCACACCGAGCTGGGTGCCGGAGAACATCGCGCCGCAAAAAGTGGTTCCCATCCCTTCCAAGGAGGAGTCCCAGGCCACGAGGTCGGCCAGCTCATCGTTGGCGTCAGCTACCGCGCCAGCCAGGATGGTGAGCATCTCCTCGCCCTGAGGGCGGCTCGGGGAGTCCTCGCCAGCGAACCTCTCATCGGCCAGAGCGACGTGACGCACGGCGACGGTGGAGGCAAGGTCACCAGCGGCGGCCCCGCCCATGCCGTCGGCGACGACCAGCATTCGCGGGGAGACGTACCCCGAGTCCTGGTTGTTGCGACGAACCAGGCCAATTTCGGAGTGGGATCGCACATCGAGGGAGAAGGTCATGGCTCACCGCCCGCCGGTGACGGTCATGACGGTCCTGCCGATTCGCACTTCGTCACCCACCGACAGGCGCGTCGGATTCTCGATGCGCTCACCGTTGACGTGGGTGCCATTGGTCGAGGCGAGGTCCTCGACGAACCATGCCCCGTCAATGCCCGGGCTGAACTCGGCGTGACGGGTGGAGGCGTAGTCGTCGTCAATGGGAAGGGTGCAGTCGTTGCCGCGCCCCACGGTGACGCCATTGGCCAACGGAACATACGTACCCGCCCTGGTGCCGGAGATGACCTGTAGACCAGACGGTGCTGCGGCGACTTCGCGGCGACGAGCCTTGCGGCTCTTGCGGCCCTTGTGACGTTGCCGGGGCGCCACGGCAACGGTCTCGGCATTGCGAGGAACGCGGTGACCATAGATGTCGGTACGAATGACGTTGGTGACGAGCAGGATGAAGATCCACAGCACCGCCAAGTAGGCAATGCGTAACACTGCGACGAGGAATTCGCTCACGATCACATCCCCGTCGGAGAGTGGACCAGCATCCGCGTGGAGCCGATCTCGATGCGTGACCCATCGCCCAGTTCAGTGCTGGACACCTTGACTCCGTTGACCATCACGCCATTGGTGGAGTCAAGGTCCTCGATGGACACGCCAATTCCATCGCCCTGAGGCCAGACGTTGACACGCGCGTGGAGACGCGAAATGCCCGGATCGTTGATGCGAATGTCAGCGTCGGAGCCGCGACCGATCGTCAGGCCCGGGGGAGTGAGGGGATGTCGCACCCCATTGACCTCCAAGACCAACGGCGCACGACGCTGCGAGGATTTCTTGGCGTGGTCTTCGCCGGTCAGGACGGTGAACTTGCCGACCGGCAGGGACTCGTCGAGGTCGTAGCGGATGTGGATGGGACCGTTGAAGACGTAATGACGCTCACTGGCGTGGTCACGCAGGGTCGGGATGATCTCGGCGTTGAGAGTCTTGGTGTAGGGAACCAGACGCTCGTAATCGTGGCTGGACAGCCGGACCACGAAATCATTGGGAACCAGTGACTTGTCGCGGGACAGGATCTGCGCTTCGGAGTCGAGTTCGCGCTGCAGCCGACCGGCGATCTCCACCGGTTCGACCTCACCACGGAAGGCGCGCGCGAAGACACCGCTGACGGCGCCTTCGATCGACTTCTCGACCTTGTCCAGGAAACCCACCCGGCTCCTCCTTCCGGCTGACATGACGGGCTGGGCGGCCCGCTTCACACGGGCTACCACCATGCGAGTGTACCCAGAAGGTCCGACGACGCCCCGCGACGACCGTGCTCCGCGTGGCGAACGTCGTGTCCTGAACCGGCTTCGGAAGCGCCATTGGCGCCGCTGAGAGGGTCAGCGGCGGCTGCGCTGTACGTTGAACATGAGGTCGAGCCATGCGTGGCCGATCTTCGAACTGTCATGGTCGGAGACGACCTGGGCCACAGACTCGCGTTGGATGCGACGTAGCGGGGCATCGGCCATGCCCTGGCTCAGAGCGCTGGCCAGTTCGTCCGTGGTCGTGGCCGGATATCCGCAGCGAGCCAGGATGTCAGCTGCTGCAGGGGTGTCGGCGTAGGCGACGGCGGGCAGGCCAGCTCCGGCGGCGTCGAGGATCCGGGAGGCCAGGTCCTCCTCGCGGGTCAGCACGAGGGCCAACTCGCTCTGGTTCATGATGATGTTCTCGGATCCAGCCGGGTGGATCCCGACGTCACGACGGGCTGCCACCACACCGTGAGCGCGGGTCTCGTCGTCCAGGCACACCTCCAGGGACCAGCCCGGGACAACCTGGCAGGCCCGGTCAAAGGTGGTCAGAGCATCCGACAGCTCCTCGTCGGTGCACGGGCCGAGCAGGACGACTCGCTTCGGGCGCTCGCCAGGGGCAGGGCTGCCACCTGCGGCTGGCACGCCAATGGAGTGGACCGGCACGCTGAGGCCCTCCCAGCGAGCAGTCGGGGGATTCGGGGTGACGACGAGGTCGACGAGCGGGGGCAGTTCGTCGAGGGCCGTGTCTGGGTCAGTGGCCAGCAACACGACGACCGGGCGGTCAGTCCGGCCGGCGTCCTGGAGATCAGCGAACTCATCGAGACGTCTGGGATCAGTCACGATGATGGCGGACTGGTGGTCGAGGCTGTCCTTGAGGTCCTGGCGAGCCTTCTCGTGACGGCGATGCGACCAGTTCTTGAAGACCTTGCGAGCCGGGGCTGGGAGCGCCGAAGTGGCCGTGATGTCCTGTGATCCGTCGACCGGAAGCTGGGACACCTCGATTCCACGGCGGGAGAACTCGTCGGCCAGATCGGTGACGAGACGATTGGGACGGTCGTTTCCGGAGGCGGTCACCATGACGATGCGGCGGAATCCGCGGGTGACGTGGGTTGCGCGTTTGATGGTCTGGCTGAGGCCGAGATCGAGGTGCATGGTATTCATTCTGCCGCGCGACGGGGCTTCACGGGGGTCAGCATGTGTTCCAGATCCTCGAGAAGTCCGTCCAACTCGTCGGCGCAGGCGCGGACGACCTCGGCGCTCTGACGGTAAGGGTCCTCGATGTCGTGGGTGGTACCAACGGCAGAACGGTGCTGAAATGCCTTGTCAACGACCTGTCGAGGGCCCATTGTGGGATCGTCCCAGGTGAGTCCACTGGCGATGGCGACGAATTGCGGCAGGGTGAAGGTCCGTTTCATCACCTGTGGCCACCATCCCACGATGGCGTCACGCTGGTCAGCCGTCATGGTGAGGATGAGATCGGCGCTCTGGACGGCGTCGATCGTCGTCTGAGTCGAGGAGGTGGCGGGCACCTCAGATTGGCGGTGCTTGAGCTCACGACGCATCCGCCCCCACATCGGCACGCCTTCCTCGGCCTGGATGCCGGAACTGGAGACCTCAAAGCGGGAGGGATTGAACAAGTGAGCTGCCCGGGCCTGGCAGTACGCCGAGCGGCAGATGTTGGCGGTGCACACGAAATGGATCCGCAACGGGCCCGCCGAATATGCGTGTTCGGTCATGATCGTCACCCTTTCGCGATCACGATACCGAGGAACTCCAGGTGACGCAGGTAACTCATGACGTCCTCACAGATGTGGTCGGCGGACACCTGAGCCGCGGAGGCGACATCGACGACGATCTGGTCGGTCGTCGCTCCCGGGTGCTCAACGAGGGCATCCCAGATGATTCGGCCGCTGCCGTCGAGGCGATAGACCTGGGTGTCGGGGACCGTTGCGACAGCCACGGCATCCTCATCGTACGTCCACGCCACGTGGGGGCTGATGCTCCAGTTCATCGGTGTCCTTTTCGACGCCGAGAGCGTAACTGCGTCCGGGCCTGTTCCCGGGCTACCTGGTAGACCTCCTGGGAAGCCTTGAGGGTGCGGTTCCAGTAGCCGCGGGCGACGTCAACCCGGCTGAGGTCATGTCCCAGATCCATGCGCAGGTGTGGGCGGTTGAGGGCAAGGGCATTCAGAGCCACCTTGACGGCGTCCTTGCGGGTGGGAGCGGCCCGGACCCGAGCGCGCCACTCGTGCAGACGGCTGGGGTCACCGGTCGAGAAGTGCCGCCACAGGTCATAGGTGCGGTGTCCGCGGAATTGGTCCAGCTCACCGATGGCGGCGGCCAACGCAACCTGGGCATCGAGATCGCGGGCCAGGGCACGCACCGCGCGGCGCTCCTGGTTGTCAGCATTGTCCCAGCAGCGCACCTTGTCGGGGTGGTTCGTGGTGCCACTGCGGGCTGCGTGCAGCAGGAGGATGAGCCGTTGGTCGGTCACGCTGGGGGTGTGGATGAGGGTGTGTGCGATATCGATCCGTTGACGACGGGTCCACAAAGCTTGGAAGGCTTGCGAGGGTGCGATGTCAATGCCAGGGAATTGACGGTGGACGTCGACGTAGCCGAGCAGGTCGTGCCAGTAATTGGCGGCATGGCCGAAGGCGGAGCCGTCATTGAAGCTAGCCACCTTGCGCCACCCGTGCTTGGCCAGTATGGACTCGAACTGAGTGAGGTGATCGGGGCGCACGAGGACGTCTGCGTCGGTGGATCCGCGCGGGATGACGGTCCGTTTGCCGTCGACGATGCGATGCTCCAAGAGCTCGGGGGACACGGCGGGACCCTTGACGTGCAGCAGGTCGGCCCCGCACATGTCCGCAAGCCGTTGCAGGACACCGTGGGTCACCTCGACCCTGCTCGCAGTGCCGATCAGCGTCTCCCCGGTCACGTCCCTCACGAGCCCGGATGATACCAATTCGAGCCGTCACGACACCGTCACGACGTGGTGACGGGACAAATCCTCCACGAAGGTGGTGAGGATTTCAGACATGGCGCCCTGCGGAGGGGGACCGATGAGGGCCTCGAGTTGGCGGCCCAGTTCCTCCAGTTCCAGCGGAGTCTCGAGAAGATTCCAAATGGTCACAGCCAATGGGCTCAAGCGGATGACGGAGTCCTCGACGATGGCGAGAGCCTCATCCTCGTCGAACCAGATGTCAGTGACGTCGGCGCGACAGATCAGCATGGCGCTCCCAGCGCATCGTCGATGAAGGGTTCGAGGGTCTGGCACTCAGCGTATCGGGCTGTCCAGACCTGGCCGACGTGATCGATGAGATCGGCCAGCGTATGTAGTGGCTTGGGGAGTTTGTGGACAGACGACGACTGTTCGGCCATCGTCACCATGGCGTCAAGACGCCGTTCGGGGGTGATGAGGGTCTCGTGGGAGTCGTCTCGGGCCAGTAGCACGAGGTGGCTGACGTGGGGTTCGGGATGGCAGGGCTGCAGCCCCAGGTCGTCGGGGCTCAGTTCTGCCTTTTCCCCGACCAGATCGGGACGACGGGTGGACAGCGGCTTGGGGTACGGGAAGATCCGCCACGTACCCGGTTCGATGGCCACCGTCTCGTCAGTGATGTAGCCGTAGCGGCGCCCCAGGTGGGTGGCGAGGGTGGTTTTCCCAGTCCTGCCAGGGGCGATGAAGACCACCGAGTCCCCGGTGACGGGGTGGCACACCGCCCCTGCATGGAACATGAGGAGGCTGCCGATCTGACGGGAGATGAGTTTTCGGGTGATCTCCTGGGTCAGGGACGATGCCGTCATCGGTCCGGGGGTGAGCACAGTGGGCTGGGGGTCGGGGTCCGAGAGGCACCGGGCCCACGCATGGCGCAGCACCTGCTCGTCCAGTCCTGTCTCGGAGACGTCGACCTGCACCGTGGTGCCGAGGGCGGCGAGATCCATCACTTGGCCACGCCCAGGTGTTCGCGTAGCCGGTCAGCGGCCGTGGCCGGGACGAATCCAGTGGCCTCGATGCGCGACAGGTCGAGGGTGGAATGGGTGGGACGGGGGGCCAGATTCTTGCCCTTGCCCCATTCGGCGGCGCTCGTCGGGGTGACGGTGCCTTCGGCTCCCAACAGGGTGAAGATGTCGTTGGCGATGTCGAACCAGGTCTGCGTCGGTCCCTCGTTGGAGACGTTGTAGGTGCCGTAAGGGGAGTTTGTGTCGACGAGGTGGACGATGGCGGCGGCCAGGTCACCAGTGAAGGTGAGGCGGCCGTGCTGGTCGCAGACGACCTGCGGGCTGATGCCGCGGCGGGCCAGATTCGCCATGGTGTCGACGAAGTTGCCTCCCTCGCCGACGACCCAGCTGGTGCGCAGCAGGTAGTGACGCGGATAGGCGGCGACGATCTCGTCGGCAGCGGCCTTGGTGATGCCGTAGATGCCCAGTGGGCTGAAGGATTCGTCCTCGGTGTGCAGCGGATTGGTGCCGTCGAAGACGTAGTCACTGGAGACGTGGACCAGGACGGCTCGCTGCGATGCCGCGATGCGGGCCAGGTGCGCGACCCCGGAAACGTTGGCCGCCCAGACGGTGGTCCGGTTGGCTGGGTCCTCGGCGGCGTCGACGGCGGTGTAGGCGGCGGCGTTGATGATGGTGCCGACCCCATTCCAGTCGAAGGCGTCCAGGCTGGCCGGAATGGACAGGTCGAGAGTTTCGCGGGTGGTGAACTCGGCGTCAGGTAGGAGCTGACGCAGGGCCTTGCCGAGCTGGCCGTTGGAGCCCAGCACGACGGTGCGTGGTTTGCGGAACGGGGTGACCTCGCTCAACGGCGGATGGTGACGGTCAGCCTCGGACAGCTCGGCCTGCTCCAGGCTGATCGGCCACTCGATGCCCAAGGCCGGATCGGCGAGATTGACGAAGGTGTAGGACTTCTTGGCCTCGGCCGACCAGTGGTCATTGACGAGGTAGGTGTACGTCGTGTCGTCCTCGAGGGCCTGGTAGCCGTTGGCAACACCCTGGGGGACGAAGACGGCGGTCTCGGGGCCCATCTCGACGGTGACGACGGCGCCGAAGGAGTCGCCGTCACGCAGATCGACCCAGGCGCCCAGGATGCGCCCGTTGGCCACCGAGACGAGCTTGTCCCAGGGCTCGGCGTGCATGCCGCGGGTGACCCCGGCCTGGGAGTTGTGGGACATGTTGTTCTGGACCGGCCCGAAGTCGGGCAGCCCGAGGGAGGTCATCTTCTCGCGCTGCCAGTTCTCCTTGAACCAGCCGCGGTTGTCGCCGTGCAGGGGCAAATGCAGGACGAGGAGGCCGGGAATGTCAGTGGTGTCGATGCTCAGGTCGCCCATCACTGCCCCTTTGCCGCGTAGGCGGCCTCGGTGGCGGCTTTCTGGGGACGCCACCACGACTCGTTGTTGCGGTACCAGTCGATGGTGGCCGCCAGTCCGTCACGGAAGTTGGTGTACTCAGGCTGCCAGCCCAGTTCCTCACGCAACATGGTGGCGTCAATGGCGTAGCGCAGGTCGTGTCCGGGGCGGTCGTTGACGTGGTCGTATGCGTCGGTGGGCTGGCCCATGAGCTCGAGGATGAGTTCGATGACGGTCTTGTTGTCGAGCTCCCCGTCGGCACCGATGAGGTAGGTCTCACCGAGTCGACCGGATTCCAGGATCGTCCACACGGCCGAGTTGTGGTCGTCGACGTGGATCCAGTCGCGGACGTTGAGGCCGGCCCCGTAGAGCTTGGGGCGTCGTCCCTCCAAGATCTCGGTGATCTGGCGGGGTATGAGCTTTTCGACGTGCTGGCGGGGGCCGTAGTTGTTCGAGCAGTTGGAGATGGTGGCTTGAACGCCGAAGGAGCGAACCCAGGCGCGCACCAGCAGGTCTGAGGAGGCCTTGGATGCCGAGTAGGGCGACGACGGGTTGTACCGGGTCTGCGGGGTGAACTTTGCCGGATCATCGAGTTCG
The genomic region above belongs to Cutibacterium equinum and contains:
- a CDS encoding nucleotidyltransferase family protein; its protein translation is MRDVTGETLIGTASRVEVTHGVLQRLADMCGADLLHVKGPAVSPELLEHRIVDGKRTVIPRGSTDADVLVRPDHLTQFESILAKHGWRKVASFNDGSAFGHAANYWHDLLGYVDVHRQFPGIDIAPSQAFQALWTRRQRIDIAHTLIHTPSVTDQRLILLLHAARSGTTNHPDKVRCWDNADNQERRAVRALARDLDAQVALAAAIGELDQFRGHRTYDLWRHFSTGDPSRLHEWRARVRAAPTRKDAVKVALNALALNRPHLRMDLGHDLSRVDVARGYWNRTLKASQEVYQVAREQARTQLRSRRRKGHR
- a CDS encoding glycosyltransferase family 1 protein; translated protein: MHLDLGLSQTIKRATHVTRGFRRIVMVTASGNDRPNRLVTDLADEFSRRGIEVSQLPVDGSQDITATSALPAPARKVFKNWSHRRHEKARQDLKDSLDHQSAIIVTDPRRLDEFADLQDAGRTDRPVVVLLATDPDTALDELPPLVDLVVTPNPPTARWEGLSVPVHSIGVPAAGGSPAPGERPKRVVLLGPCTDEELSDALTTFDRACQVVPGWSLEVCLDDETRAHGVVAARRDVGIHPAGSENIIMNQSELALVLTREEDLASRILDAAGAGLPAVAYADTPAAADILARCGYPATTTDELASALSQGMADAPLRRIQRESVAQVVSDHDSSKIGHAWLDLMFNVQRSRR
- a CDS encoding PqqD family peptide modification chaperone; protein product: MNWSISPHVAWTYDEDAVAVATVPDTQVYRLDGSGRIIWDALVEHPGATTDQIVVDVASAAQVSADHICEDVMSYLRHLEFLGIVIAKG
- the rfbB gene encoding dTDP-glucose 4,6-dehydratase; its protein translation is MTSILITGGAGFIGSNFAHWVLANTDATVTVLDAMTYAANEASLAGLPENRFQLVRGSVCDADLVDELVSRHDAVVHFAAESHNDNSLDGPAPFIQTNIVGTFILLQAVRKHDVRLHHISTDEVYGDLELDDPAKFTPQTRYNPSSPYSASKASSDLLVRAWVRSFGVQATISNCSNNYGPRQHVEKLIPRQITEILEGRRPKLYGAGLNVRDWIHVDDHNSAVWTILESGRLGETYLIGADGELDNKTVIELILELMGQPTDAYDHVNDRPGHDLRYAIDATMLREELGWQPEYTNFRDGLAATIDWYRNNESWWRPQKAATEAAYAAKGQ
- a CDS encoding bifunctional dTDP-4-dehydrorhamnose 3,5-epimerase family protein/NAD(P)-dependent oxidoreductase, which codes for MGDLSIDTTDIPGLLVLHLPLHGDNRGWFKENWQREKMTSLGLPDFGPVQNNMSHNSQAGVTRGMHAEPWDKLVSVANGRILGAWVDLRDGDSFGAVVTVEMGPETAVFVPQGVANGYQALEDDTTYTYLVNDHWSAEAKKSYTFVNLADPALGIEWPISLEQAELSEADRHHPPLSEVTPFRKPRTVVLGSNGQLGKALRQLLPDAEFTTRETLDLSIPASLDAFDWNGVGTIINAAAYTAVDAAEDPANRTTVWAANVSGVAHLARIAASQRAVLVHVSSDYVFDGTNPLHTEDESFSPLGIYGITKAAADEIVAAYPRHYLLRTSWVVGEGGNFVDTMANLARRGISPQVVCDQHGRLTFTGDLAAAIVHLVDTNSPYGTYNVSNEGPTQTWFDIANDIFTLLGAEGTVTPTSAAEWGKGKNLAPRPTHSTLDLSRIEATGFVPATAADRLREHLGVAK
- a CDS encoding FhaA domain-containing protein: MGFLDKVEKSIEGAVSGVFARAFRGEVEPVEIAGRLQRELDSEAQILSRDKSLVPNDFVVRLSSHDYERLVPYTKTLNAEIIPTLRDHASERHYVFNGPIHIRYDLDESLPVGKFTVLTGEDHAKKSSQRRAPLVLEVNGVRHPLTPPGLTIGRGSDADIRINDPGISRLHARVNVWPQGDGIGVSIEDLDSTNGVMVNGVKVSSTELGDGSRIEIGSTRMLVHSPTGM
- a CDS encoding arsenate reductase/protein-tyrosine-phosphatase family protein, coding for MTEHAYSAGPLRIHFVCTANICRSAYCQARAAHLFNPSRFEVSSSGIQAEEGVPMWGRMRRELKHRQSEVPATSSTQTTIDAVQSADLILTMTADQRDAIVGWWPQVMKRTFTLPQFVAIASGLTWDDPTMGPRQVVDKAFQHRSAVGTTHDIEDPYRQSAEVVRACADELDGLLEDLEHMLTPVKPRRAAE
- a CDS encoding FHA domain-containing protein FhaB/FipA → MSEFLVAVLRIAYLAVLWIFILLVTNVIRTDIYGHRVPRNAETVAVAPRQRHKGRKSRKARRREVAAAPSGLQVISGTRAGTYVPLANGVTVGRGNDCTLPIDDDYASTRHAEFSPGIDGAWFVEDLASTNGTHVNGERIENPTRLSVGDEVRIGRTVMTVTGGR
- a CDS encoding nitrate ABC transporter, which codes for MLICRADVTDIWFDEDEALAIVEDSVIRLSPLAVTIWNLLETPLELEELGRQLEALIGPPPQGAMSEILTTFVEDLSRHHVVTVS